In a single window of the Drosophila subpulchrella strain 33 F10 #4 breed RU33 chromosome X, RU_Dsub_v1.1 Primary Assembly, whole genome shotgun sequence genome:
- the LOC119556433 gene encoding uncharacterized protein LOC119556433, translating into MRNIRNLKDPTAWPWLLLPLLFLFLFPHSVRADPAKVTCGEYGTTITCDCNNSDQPMVLPPLHGGVDTIEIRNCRDLVVEANRLADTMGLQKVTFRQVGQLVLREYALSVPRYASNKALIVEFEQTNLKLIESHAINGNIAEISFVGGRIDLMKPFGFTTTKDSAILLKFDGVTIQRIESQAFKKFAVEQMTIANCQFLGDLPTRAFYELEVTNELSLRGNQFQEVHSHAFSFKLVSKLSLSDNHFVSVDGEWLEAQIRDAVTIRGNDFGATSEIAFRSLTVHRSYQLSEHLELRFHNNSLRSSRPGADPRADGTGGAIAPQPLRFDTSFSLSIRDLRYDNSWSCEQLDRNVEPPLPRADFFRLHSDQLMFHPPEFGGDQRVQPYMPLRLLITDQCRERSYMAYIITGSVVLGLLLILLILLLWWRVVQRRRRRKLDVVQPEPRTYKETQIVYQIENAGLLKTDL; encoded by the exons ATGCGGAATATCAGAAATCTCAAGGATCCCACGGCGTGGCCATGGCTCCTCCTGCCCCTCCTCTTCCTCTTCCTTTTCCCCCACTCCGTCCGGGCGGATCCCGCGAAGGTGACCTGTGGGGAATACGGAACCACCATCACCTGCGACTGCAACAACTCCGACCAG CCCATGGTTTTGCCACCTCTGCATGGAGGCGTGGACACGATTGAGATCCGCAATTGTCGGGACCTTGTGGTGGAGGCCAATCGGCTGGCGGACACGATGGGCCTGCAGAAGGTGACCTTCCGCCAGGTGGGTCAGCTGGTGCTCCGCGAGTACGCGTTGAGTGTGCCGCGATATGCCAGCAACAAGGCTCTGATCGTGGAATTCGAGCAGACGAACCTCAAGCTGATCGAATCGCATGCCATCAATGGCAACATCGCGGAGATCTCATTCGTGGGCGGCCGGATCGATCTGATGAAGCCCTTCGGGTTCACCACCACTAAGGATAGTGCCATATTGCTCAAGTTCGACGGGGTCACCATACAGCGCATCGAGAGTCAG GCCTTCAAGAAGTTTGCCGTGGAGCAGATGACCATTGCCAACTGCCAATTCCTGGGTGATTTGCCCACACGAGCTTTTTACGAGCTCGAGGTCACCAACGAACTGAGTCTGCGGGGCAATCAGTTCCAGGAGGTCCACTCCCATGCCTTCTCCTTCAAGC TTGTCTCCAAGTTAAGCCTGAGCGATAACCACTTTGTGTCCGTGGATGGCGAGTGGTTGGAGGCCCAAATCCGCGATGCGGTGACAATTCGGGGCAATGACTTCGGGGCCACCAGTGAGATCGCCTTCCGCAGCCTCACCGTTCATCGTTCGTACCAGTTGAGCGAGCACCTGGAGCTGCGTTTCCACAACAACAGCCTGCGCAGCTCTCGTCCAGGAGCAGATCCCCGAGCAGATGGCACAGGAGGAGCAATTGCCCCCCAACCACTGCGCTTCGACACCAGCTTCTCCCTCAGCATCCGTGATCTGCGCTACGATAATTCCTGGAGTTGTGAGCAGCTGGACAGGAATGTAGAGCCACCATTGCCACGGGCGGACTTCTTTCGGCTCCACAGCGATCAGCTGATGTTTCATCCTCCCGAATTCGGTGGAGATCAGAGGGTACAGCCCTATATGCCGCTGCGTTTGCTGATCACGGATCAGTGTCGGGAGCGCAGCTACATGGCATACATCATTACAGGAAGTGTGGTCCTGGGACTGCTGCTAATCCTGCTGATCCTGCTGCTCTGGTGGCGAGTGGTGCAGCGACGACGACGCCGCAAACTGGACGTAGTGCAGCCGGAGCCGCGCACTTACAAGGAGACCCAGATCGTATACCAAATCGAGAACGCTGGCCTGCTAAAGACTGATTTGTAG